Part of the Pedobacter roseus genome is shown below.
AGATGTGTACCTCACCGGGCATGAACACAGCTTGCAATACATTAAACCGGAAGGCAAAACGCATCATTTCATTTCAGGGGCGGCTTCAGAAAAAACACCTGTAAAACTCATTGATAATGCCCAGATGGTGGCTTCAGTTTATGGTTTTATGCTATTTTCGGTCAGTAAAGATTTGATCCGCGTACAAACCATTAATGATGAAGGAGAAATTATTTTTAATACCATTATCAAAAAATAAATCGCATTTTTCTCTCTGCAGCGCTTATTTTTAGAAAACCAAAATTACCCATCCTTAACTTAAAGATATTATGGCCATTACCGAATCTGCACCACAGGCTTTGTTACCAAAAAAGAAAAGACTACTTTCTTTAGATGCCTTACGCGGTTTCGACATGTTCTGGATTGTTAGCGGAGAAGGTATTTTCCATGGTTTGGCCGATGGTGTAATGAAAAAACACGCTTTGATCAGGAATCCCAATGATTGGACCATTGCCAGCAATGGTCAATTATCCTTTTTCGAAAGGCTGTTTGTTGGCCTCAGCAATCAGCTGCACCACTCCCCCTGGAATGGTTTTACCTTTTACGACCTGATTTTCCCGCTTTTCATCTTTATCTCTGGTGTTTCGATGCCTTTTTCTTACGAAAAACATTTAAATTCCGGAAATGATAAAAAAAAATCGGCAAAAGCCATTTATTACGCACTGGTCAGGAGAACATTAATTTTAATCTTCCTCGGAATGGTGGTAAATGGCCTTTTCAAATGGGATGGTTACGAAAACACCCGGTTTGCCAGCGTACTTGGCCGCATTGCATTATCCACTTTTTTTGCAGCTTTAATTTACCTCAATTTTTCTTTGCGCAAACAGCTCATCTGGCTAATAGGCATCTTATTGGGCTATTACATCATCATGATTGCCATACCTGTTCCTGGCTTCGGAAGTAACGTTTTAACGCCTCAAGGTAACCTGGCTGCTTATATAGACCGTTTATGTTTGCCTGGTAAACTCCACCGTATGGTTTATGATCCCGAAGGTTTGCTGAGCACCATCCCGGCCATTGCAACAGCACTTTTAGGAGTATTTACCGGGACATTCCTAAATACAAAAAACAGTCGCTTCAGTTTGGCGCGGAAAGCTTTATATCTCTTTATAGCTGGCATTATACTGGTTTCGCTTAGTTTACTATGGAACCCATTTTTTCCGGTCAACAAAAATATGTGGACCAGTTCTTTTGTGCTGGTTGCCGGTGGATTCAGTCTGGTGCTATTCTCCTTCTTCTATTATATTATTGATGTTAAGGCTTATCAAAAATGGAGTCTGCCCTTTATCTGGATCGGTACAAATTCT
Proteins encoded:
- a CDS encoding acyltransferase family protein; translated protein: MAITESAPQALLPKKKRLLSLDALRGFDMFWIVSGEGIFHGLADGVMKKHALIRNPNDWTIASNGQLSFFERLFVGLSNQLHHSPWNGFTFYDLIFPLFIFISGVSMPFSYEKHLNSGNDKKKSAKAIYYALVRRTLILIFLGMVVNGLFKWDGYENTRFASVLGRIALSTFFAALIYLNFSLRKQLIWLIGILLGYYIIMIAIPVPGFGSNVLTPQGNLAAYIDRLCLPGKLHRMVYDPEGLLSTIPAIATALLGVFTGTFLNTKNSRFSLARKALYLFIAGIILVSLSLLWNPFFPVNKNMWTSSFVLVAGGFSLVLFSFFYYIIDVKAYQKWSLPFIWIGTNSILIYVCAHGLFNFESSSHFLFGGIIAKIPSDWQTAALWLGVLLIQLGILKFLYDKKWFLKV